One genomic region from Prunus persica cultivar Lovell chromosome G3, Prunus_persica_NCBIv2, whole genome shotgun sequence encodes:
- the LOC18781973 gene encoding probable serine/threonine-protein kinase WNK11: MPIDNSNTSDRDTEPFVEVDPTGRFGRYDDLLGHGAVKKVYRAFDQEEGTEVAWNQVRLRTFSEDPTLINRLYSEVKLLSTLKNKYIIVCYSVWRDEAHNTLNFITEVCTSGNLRQYRKKHRHVSIRALKKWSRQVLEGLEYLHTHEPCIIHRDLNCSNIFINGNTAQVKIGDLGFAAIVGKNHEAHSIIGTPEYMAPELYEEDYTEMVDIYSFGMCLLEMVTMEIPYSECDSVAKIYKKVTAGIKPEGLNKVTDPEVKAFIEKSIAQPRARPSASDLLKDPFLSEPKSNIEEIEQIL; the protein is encoded by the exons ATGCCAATTGACAACTCAAACACGTCTGATCGAGATACTGAGCCATTTGTGGAGGTTGATCCAACTGGGCGGTTTGGGCGGTATGATGATCTCCTTGGTCATGGTGCTGTGAAGAAGGTTTATAGGGCTTTTGATCAGGAGGAAGGTACAGAGGTGGCCTGGAATCAGGTCCGCTTGAGGACTTTCAGTGAAGATCCAACTCTCATAAACCGGCTTTACTCAGAGGTTAAGCTATTGAGCACATTGAAGAACAAGTATATCATTGTTTGTTACAGTGTTTGGAGGGATGAGGCGCACAACACTTTGAATTTCATCACTGAGGTGTGCACATCTGGAAACCTGAGGCAATACAGGAAGAAGCATCGCCATGTGTCTATTAGGGCTTTGAAGAAGTGGTCAAGACAGGTGCTTGAGGGATTGGAATACCTCCATACACATGAGCCATGCATCATTCACAGAGATCTCAATTGCAGCAACATCTTCATCAATGGGAACACTGCCCAG GTGAAAATTGGTGATCTGGGATTTGCAGCAATAGTTGGTAAGAACCATGAAGCGCATTCGATTATAGGGACACCTGAGTATATGGCACCTGAGCTATACGAGGAGGACTACACAGAGATGGTGGACATATACTCCTTTGGGATGTGCTTGCTGGAGATGGTGACAATGGAGATACCATACAGTGAATGTGACTCTGTTGCCAAGATATACAAGAAGGTCACGGCCGGTATTAAGCCTGAAGGCTTGAACAAGGTGACTGATCCAGAGGTGAAGGCGTTCATTGAGAAATCCATAGCCCAACCGAGGGCAAGACCTAGTGCCTCTGATCTTCTCAAGGACCCTTTCTTGTCTGAACCCAAATCCAATATTGAAGAGATTGAACAAATCCTCTGA